TCTCCGGCGGCGGTAACGACTTTCTCCAAGGACGCATTCTCAACCTCGCCCAGGCTGACGCCGCTGCCGGCCGGCTGGTCGATAGCGTGCAGACCCTGCAACAGGCCGGTGCCAAATACATCATGGTCTGGCTATTGCCCGATATTGGCTTGACGCCAGCAATCAACGGCAGCCCGTTGCAAGGCTTCGTCTCCCAACTCAGCACCCAGTTCAACAGCGAACTGGTGCGGCAACTGCAGACCGTCAACGCCGAAGTCATTCCGCTGAACATCCCGGTGCTGCTCAACGAGGCCTTCGCCAATCCAGCGCAGTTCGGCCTGGCCACCGACCAGAACCTCACTGCCACCTGCTTTAGTGGCAGCGGCTGTACGGAAAACGCCCGCTACGGCATCAACAGCGCCACGCCCGATCCGACCAAGCTGATCTACAACGACTCGGTGCACCCTACCGAGGCCGGCCAACGACTGATTGCCGATTACGCTTACTCGTTGCTGTCGGCACCGTGGGAAGCCTCGCTCCTCCCGGAAATGGCCCATGGCACCCTGCGCGCGCATCAGGATGAACTGCGCAATCAATGGCAGGCCGACTGGGAAAACTGGCAAGGCGTCGGCCAATGGCGGGCGATTGTCGCCGGCGGCGGGCAGCACCTGGACTTTGATGGCCAGAACAGCGCCGTCAGCGGCGATGGCAGCGGCTATAACCTGAATATCGGCACCAGCTACCGCGTCAATGACGCCTGGCGTGTAGGTGTCGCGGCGGGCTTGTATCACCAGACGCTGGAAGCCGGCAGCAACGATTCGGACTACAAGCTCAATACCTACATGGGCACCGCCTTCGCCCAGTACCAGCAAAATCGCTGGTGGGCCGATGGCGCCCTGACAGCTGGGCACCTGGATTACGACAGCCTCAAGCGCAAGTTCGACCTGGGCGTCAATGAGCGCGGCGAGAAAGGCGATACCAGCGGCACCGTGTTGGCGGCCAGTGGCCGGATCGGTTATGACATCGCGCAACAGGCCAGCAGCCCATGGCACCTGTCGCCGTTCGTCAGCGCCGACTTCGCCAAGGTCAAGGTCGACGGCTACTCAGAGGATGGCAATGACGCGACCGCGCTGACCTACGACGACCAGACCCGCAACTCGCGCCGCTTGGGCATCGGCCTCCAGGGCAAATACCAGATCACCGCGCAAACTCAGGTGTATGGCGAGTACGCCCATGAGCGCGAGTACGAGGACGACACTCAAGAGGTGACGATGAACCTCAATACCCTGCCCGACAACCGCTACACCCTCGAGGGCTACACCCCACAATCCCATATCAACCGCCTGAACCTGGGCGTCAGCCACAAGTTGACCGCCGACCTGGCGTTGCGCGCCGGGTACAACATCCGCAAGGATGATGACTTCACTCAACAAGGGGTGAACGTTGGCGTGGTGCTGGACTTCTAAATCCGCGAGCGAAAAAAACGCTGCCCCCTCACAGGGACAGCGTTTTTTTGGCGCTGAACCACAGCTACAGATTCAATCCTGCGGCGTTTGCTCGGCCAGGGCGACTGCACGAAACATCGCGCGTCGCTTGTTCAGAGTCTCTTCCCACTCCAACACCGGCACCGAGTCGGCCACAATGCCGCCACCGGCCTGCACATGCAGCTCGCCGTCCTTGATCACCGCAGTGCGGATCGCAATTGCTGTGTCCATGTTGCCGTTCCAGGCGAAGTAACCCACTGCCCCGCCATAGACACCGCGCTTGACCGGCTCCAGCTCGTCAATGATTTCCATCGCGCGGATCTTCGGTGCGCCGGACAAGGTGCCCGCCGGCAGAATTGCCCGCAGCGCGTCCATCGCCGTCAGCCCGGCTTTCAGCTGACCGGTGACGTTG
This region of Pseudomonas fluorescens genomic DNA includes:
- the estP gene encoding esterase EstP, with protein sequence MIRQTLFVPLAASLLALACAQAIAAPTPYSNFVVFGDSLNDAGQFTDPGGPAGATQRFTNRVGPTYRDGAGEVRSSNSTQLLGGKLGFSEDQTAASTSAVRANEGLADGNNWAVGGYRTDQILESITTTSATGERTRAGYLPSNGLRADPNALYYLSGGGNDFLQGRILNLAQADAAAGRLVDSVQTLQQAGAKYIMVWLLPDIGLTPAINGSPLQGFVSQLSTQFNSELVRQLQTVNAEVIPLNIPVLLNEAFANPAQFGLATDQNLTATCFSGSGCTENARYGINSATPDPTKLIYNDSVHPTEAGQRLIADYAYSLLSAPWEASLLPEMAHGTLRAHQDELRNQWQADWENWQGVGQWRAIVAGGGQHLDFDGQNSAVSGDGSGYNLNIGTSYRVNDAWRVGVAAGLYHQTLEAGSNDSDYKLNTYMGTAFAQYQQNRWWADGALTAGHLDYDSLKRKFDLGVNERGEKGDTSGTVLAASGRIGYDIAQQASSPWHLSPFVSADFAKVKVDGYSEDGNDATALTYDDQTRNSRRLGIGLQGKYQITAQTQVYGEYAHEREYEDDTQEVTMNLNTLPDNRYTLEGYTPQSHINRLNLGVSHKLTADLALRAGYNIRKDDDFTQQGVNVGVVLDF